A window from Purpureocillium takamizusanense chromosome 3, complete sequence encodes these proteins:
- a CDS encoding Pyrroline-5-carboxylate reductase (COG:E~EggNog:ENOG503NZVA), whose product MSERVDKTLCVLGCGNLGTAIISKLVGADAGLPFTKIIACVRSARSQASLEERFPGTLLTVRRGDNAGAVRDSDVVILGVDPTEVEEVLGEAGVGDALAGKFLITVAAGWSRQRLETALYGDETTAETQPRRAYVLRALPNIAALVGHGLTAIETPASNPLPERLVTLAESVFERVGRTTRLPPRLMDAATAVAGSTPAFFAIICDALVDASVAVGVPRQAARDMIAQSMRGSAALLQEGGLQASELRDQGTSPGGCTIAGVMVLEEGGVRGQVGRALREAVTVASLMGRVENVNHTRR is encoded by the exons ATGTCTGAACGAGTCGACAAGACGCTCTGCGTGCTGGGCTGCG GCAACTTGGGCACTGCCATCATCAGCAAGCTCGTCGGTGCCGATGCGGGACTGCCCTTTACGAAAATCATCGCTTGCGTCCGCAGCGCGCGCTCACAGGCGTCCCTCGAGGAGCGTTTCCCCGGCACGCTACTGACCGTCCGGCGCGGGGACAACGCCGGCGCGGTGAGGGACAGCGACGTGGTGATCCTGGGCGTCGACCCGaccgaggtggaggaggtgctcggggaggcgggcgtgggcgacgcgctcgcgggcAAGTTCCTCATCACGGTGGCGGCCGGGTGGTCGAGGCAGCGGCTCGAGACGGCGCTgtacggcgacgagacgacggcggagacgcagccgcggcgggcgtacgtgctgcgggcgctgcccaacatcgccgccctcgtggGCCACGGCCTGACGGCCATCGAGACGCCCGCGTCCAACCCGCTGCCGGAGCGCCTCGTCACGCTCGCCGAGTCCGTGTTCGAGCGCGTGgggcggacgacgcgcctcccgccgcggctcatggacgcggccacggcggtcGCGGGGTCGACAcccgccttcttcgccatCATCTGCGACGCGCTCGTGGAcgcgtcggtggcggtgggcgtgccgcggcaggcggccAGGGACATGATCGCGCAGTCGATGCGCGGgagcgccgcgctgctgcaggagggcgggctgcaggcgagcgagctgcgcgaccaGGGCACGTCGCCGGGCGGGTGCaccatcgccggcgtcatggtgctggaggagggaggcgtgAGGGGCCaggtcgggcgggcgctgcgagaggcggtgacggtggcgagCCTGATGGGCAGGGTTGAGAATGTCAACCACACgaggcgttga
- a CDS encoding 4-hydroxy-2-oxoglutarate aldolase (EggNog:ENOG503NWCG~COG:E) — MGEAAAPFPHVPPAGVWCPAVTFFTPDDELDLDAQRRYFAHLSRSGLAGLVVMGTNSEAFLLTREERAQLIAAARAAAGPSFPIMAGVGAHSTRQTLELAHDAARAGANYLLVLPPAYFGKATTMGVVKRFFAEVAARAPLPVVVYNFPGVCNGVDLDSETISAIVRQSAAASPAEGAIVSNVVGVKLTCGSVGKITRLAATHGPDEFSTYGGQSDFLIGGLAAGSAGCIAAFANVFPRLTAEIYRLYKEGRTKEAMKLQQVAALAESPCKSGIATTKYAVACYSARLAGIDDAETKLRPRHPYEEAPEAGRKAVREGMAAAAEIEERLQREAAAASS, encoded by the coding sequence atgggcgaagcagcagctccctTCCCCCACGtcccgccggccggcgtctGGTGCCCGGCCGTCACCTTCTTCACCCCCGATGACGAACTCGACCTGGACGCACAGAGGCGCTACTTCGCTCACCTGTCGCGCTCCGGGctcgcgggcctcgtcgtcatgggcACCAACTCGGAGGCCTTCCTCCTGACCCGTGAGGAGCGCGCccagctcatcgccgccgcccgcgccgccgccggcccctcgttccccatcatggccggcgtcggcgcccacTCCACCCGCCAGacgctcgagctcgcccacgacgccgcccgcgccggcgccaactACCTGCTCGTTCTGCCCCCCGCCTACTTCGGCAAGGCCACCACCATGGGCGTCGTGAAGCGCTTCTTCGCagaggtcgccgcccgcgcgcccctgcccgtcgtcgtgtACAACTTCCCCGGCGTTTgcaacggcgtcgacctcgactcCGAGACCATCTCCGCCATTGTCCGCcagagcgccgcggcgagcccggcagagggcgccatcgtctccaacgtcgtcggcgtcaagcTGACGTGCGGCTCCGTCGGCAAGATCacccgcctggccgccacgCACGGCCCCGACGAGTTTTCCACCTACGGCGGCCAGTCCGACTTTCTcatcggcgggctcgcggccggcAGTGCGGGGTGCATCGCGGCCTTTGCCAACGTCTTTCCGAGGCTCACGGCGGAAATCTACCGGTTGTACAAGGAGGGCAGGACCAAAGAGGCCATGAAGCTGCAGCaggtcgcggcgctggcggagagCCCATGCAAGAGCGGCATCGCGACGACAAAATACGCTGTGGCGTGCTACTCGGCTAGGCTGGCGGGCATTGACGATGCAGAGACGAAGCTACGGCCGCGGCACCCGTACGAGGAGGCACCCGAGGCGGGCAGGAAGGCTGTCAGGGAgggcatggccgcggcggcggagattGAGGAGCGGCTGCAACgggaggccgcggcggcgtcgtcgtag